The genomic region CTCGGCCTCGGTAACGAGGGTAGTACCGATGACAAGCACCACATCGGAGGCTTTACAAAGTGCCCTGCATGTGGCCTCATCCCTGAAATCCACGAATTCGTAACATGGGGGAAAGATGCTCAGAGCCTTTTCGTTTTTATCCCAAACCTCAATAGTTGTACCCTCAGGGAGTCTGCAAAGGGACAGAAACCCGCTCATCATAGCCTCATCGCCGATGTTTCCCGCTCCAAGGCCGGTAAATGAAATGTGTATTTTCATGTCAGGTTATGCAAAAATTCCATATTTATTAGTTACAGAAGTTCGGTTTGTGATTTTATCAGCATTGTAGCTTTGTTGAGTTTGTCCACAAGGACTCTAAGAGTCAGGCTGATAAAAGGCGGGGATTGTGAAATGAACCCATCAAAAACCTCTTTAGTTATTTCGATAAGCTCACAATGTTCTATGGCTGTAGCCGTAGCTGTCCGTGTATGGCAGTTAAGCAGAAGCGCCATCTCTCCTAATATAGTAACAGGTGTTAAAGTTGATATTATTCTTTTTTTATTATTGCTTTTGACTGAAATTTCAACTATCCCTGATTTGAGTATATAAGCGCTATTACCAATTTCCCCTTCTGAAAAGATTATCTCGTTTTCGCTATAGCTTCTTTGAATGTAATCCATGGTAGTTATATCAATTAGTTATTTCGGCTTTTTCAAGCAACAAGGGTTCGCTCAAGAAGTGGTTTATCGCAACCTTACCAACCGCTCTTGTTGTAATTGCATCAATCATGCCGCCGACAATGCCGCCGACAAGTGGGGCGGCTTTGATGATATTTACAAAACCACTCCGCCCGAACCTGGTTAATAAACGAAACCCCACGGCTTGATTGATTTTTGTAAGAGTCATTCCTGATATCCCTCTTATAGAATTTACTATCGGTTTATTACTGATAAGTAAACCTAAATCCTTTACGATATTTGCAGAGGCGCTGCCGCATAGACAAAGATACACAACAGACTTAACCTCATCGCTTCTTATGTCACGGTTTCCCATTACAGCAATTGCTGAAATCAAGCGGATTTGTAAATATACAATTGAACCTACGTTTACAGGTATTGCAACAGGTAAAGTTATTATACCTCCTATTCCTGTGACAAAACCGGAAACACCTGCTTTAACCGCCTGCACAGCAACGAGTTTTTTTGCGTTGGACTCCACGGAACCACATCTACTCATATAGCCTTGTGCAAGCTCCTCAGCAGTTTCAAAACCAGGTAATCCAACCACAGCTTTTTCATAGCAATAATCCAACATTTTCATTATTAATCCTTGATCTATTTCAGTCATATTTTGCTACCTGTCACCTTCTCATTTGCTGTATCGTTTTTGATGATGAAGCCAAAGTGCCTACCTATATTTTTACCACTATTATAGTCTATTTTTATTTTTTTTTTAAAGTCAAACTTTTTTGCACTGAGGGCAATCGCATTAGGAGCATAAAACTTCTCTATCACACCAGGGATGGCTTTAAATATTTTATAAAATGGGGAAATACTTTAAAAATAGGCGTCAAAAGTAACACACTTGAAGAGAGAAGGAATGATAACTACATGGATTATATTTTTTTTTGCTCAAATGCGATTGCCCGGTTTTTAGACCTGTTTGACCTTTTTTAAGTATTAATGTTTAAATATAGCGTGATTAGCCTGTTATTACAGCACGTTTGTACTGAAATAGTTATGTCGTTATTAACTTTACAAGGAGTGTCTGATTTATGAGAATACTAATAGCGGAAGATGATTTCACAAGCCGTACATTGCTGCAAAATTTCCTGTCTCCGTTTGGGGATGTGGACGTAACCGTAAATGGAGCGGAGGCGGTTGAGGCTTTCACGCTTGCCCTGGATGAGGGAGAACCCTATGATCTCATTTGCCTTGACATTATGATGCCTGAAATGGACGGTTTGGAGGCTTTGGAGATTATTCGTAAAAAAGAAAAATCAATGGGAATTACACCATTTGACGAGGTGAAGATTGTCATGACTACGGCTTTGGATTCCGCTAAAAGTGTTCTTGACGCCTACTATCGTGGTGGATGCAATGATTATCTTACGAAACCAATTGATACTAAAAAACTGCGTCAGTTGATTGAAAAATTAGGTTTAGCCTGAGCAACTCTTGCACCTATTTCAGCAGTAATACCAAGTTGAGACCGTTGCATAATGTCATTTTATACAAGGTTGCAGTCAAAATAGTAACGAGGCGGCTGGGAGAATGGGACACCTTCCCTTACAGGGGAATCCCCTTTTAGGGGAGACGCTAAGGAGCTTTAGACGAAGCCAACAAAGTTAATCGAATGAATACAACTTGGTATAATTGCCGTACTGTTTCATTAAAGAATGTGTTGTCTATCTTATTGTACCTATGGGTTTTGCAAGATTTGTATTGATTTCCTTCAGAGCCATATCAAGTTCAAACTGCAAGATTTCTATAAAACTTGAAATAATCGCTTTTTCAGAATCGTTAAGGTCTTTGTTTAGTTTTTTCAGAGCTATTTCTATTCTGAGAGACTCGCTCTTTAGGGCTGTAGCCCCTATGTTTGCAGATACCCCTTGTATCAAATGGACTTGCTTTTGAAGTTCATCCACATCTCCTGTATCGAGGAGGTCTCTAAGAAGAGCTATTTGCTTTGGAACATCATCCACAAAGGCAATCCACATGTCTCTGAGAATTTCCTCATCATTGTCAAGGCGTTGCATCGTTTCTTTTATATCTAATGCCCCGGCAGAGGTTCTCGTTGATGGCTGCTGTATAGATATATGCAACTTATCCGGCACAGACTCCGGTTTTGGAAACGACTGCTCCGGTTTTAGCTGTACTTCCGGCACATCAGTCATTAGGTGTGTTTCCTGTGGTATTTTATTTATATCTTTAGAGCTGGAAGCAATGTATTTTTCAATCAATCTATACAAATCATCTGCCCTAAGGGGCTTTGATATATAATCATCCATGCCTGCTGCAAGGCATATCTCCATGTCTCCTTTTAGTGCATGGGCAGTCATGGCTATTATTGGAATATCTGCTTTTATCTTGGTATCCTTTGTACTTCTTATGTACCGTGTCGCCTGTAAACCGTCCATCTCCGGCATCTGCACATCCATGAGGACAAGGTCAAAGTTTGTGTGAGCCAGCGTACGTATAGCCTCACGTCCGTTGCCCACCACCAAAGGCATATACCCTCGCCTTTGCAAAAGTTTAACAGCAAGCGTTTGGTTTACAATATTATCCTCGGCTACTAGAATATTAACAGGCCCTCGCAACTCCCGTACTGTGTGACAAGTCAAAAGCTGAGCCACAGGACCATCACCGCAGGCAATTGCCATATTAAGTATCTTCAGTAAGTCCGATTTATAAACAGGTTTAACCAGATAACCTGAAACGCCCAGCATACGGCATAAAGCCGCATCACCTCTTAAACCGGCTGCAACTATCATGATTACTTTAAGTGATGACAGCCCCATGTCTGATTTAATCTTCCTTACAAGTTCAAACCCATCCATGTCGGTGATTTGTAGATCTAAAACAGCTGCATCATAAGCAGTCCTTGATGAATTTAGTATGCTCAGTGCGCTCTGGCCGTTTGGAGCAGTGTCAACACTATACCCCTCACTTTTTATCATATCGGACATGCCTGATAGTATTGAAGAATTACTGTTGACTAATAGTACACGCCTGCTTTTAACGTCTGTCTCATCCACCTTCAAAGCTGTTGATCCCGGTAGTTTCTGTAGTAAAAACCTTGCGGTAAAATAAAACGAGCTGCCCTTCCCTAAGGCGCTCTCCACCCATATATCACCACCTAACATATACAGAACCTTTTTTGCTATAGCAAGACCCAGCCCCATGCCGTTATACTTTCTTGTTATATAAACCTCATCCTGTGTGAAGCTTTCAAAAATCAGATCGGACATCTCCTCAGCAATTCCTATGCCGGTATCAGATACACAAAACAGTAAAAGCCTCTCGTTATCAGAAACTACAGGTAATTTCCTCCCTTTCAAAGTTGCAGGGGCAACATCCAGCTTTAACTCTATTTTCCCCCTATCAGTAAACTTAAGAGCATTACTTAGCAAATTTGCCAGTACCTGCCTCAACCTTCCTACATCCCCTCTTAAAAATGCAGGGACATTTGGTGAAACCTCAGTGTTAAGAATTATTCCCTTATGCAGTGCTTGAACAGTAAATGGCTCAACTGTGATATTTATCGTTGAAATCAAGTCAAAATCAACATCTTCTACTACCATCCTGTTGGCTTCTATTCTTGAAAAATCAAGTATATCATTTATAAGGCCTAACAAATGGTGTGATGAGTTTTTGACCATCTTGAGATATTCTCTCTGTTCGTAATTCAGGTTTGTATCAAGGACAAGCTCAGTCATTCCTATTATACCGTTGATCGGGGTACGCAGCTCATGGCTCATATTGGCTAAAAACACCTTTTTTTCTTTATTTATACCGTCTGAGGAGTTCTTATATCTGAGCAACTCTTGCACTTCATGCTTATAGCCTTCTATCTTAAGCAGCAGCTTTTCATTATAGGCGGTGAGTTCAAGTATCTGCTTCCTGAGTTGCTGCTCAGTGGGGTTTGTATCTGTAATTGTCCCGTCCCCCTTCCTTATTTGTTATAGCCGCCGAAATACCACACACAAAGGTTGCACAACCTCAGTGCGGACATATTCCGACAGTGTTAAAGTTTTGATATTTTCCCTTCTAATGAATCCCATAACTTCTGAATGTCCGTCAATTTCCTTTTTGAGTCTATTGTTTCTTTAAATGCGTTTTTCATAAGGTCTGCATTAGTTTTTATTTCATTGTTTATTAAAATCAACCAGTCCCTCAATTTACTAAACTCCTCCACACTAACGGCATTCCCTGCCGGGGCGTGGTGCTTTAGTGATTCAACCTCTTTATTTAATTTTTTAAGAAGATTTACATGCTCCGTCATCTCCTCTAAAAAGCTGTCCAGACGGTTACTGTTGCTTTCCGTATAGGAATCCAGCATATCTTTAATTGCGCCTCTGACGAACTCTGCATTAGTCTTTATCTCATCATTGATTAAAACCAGCGTGTCATTTATTTTATTAAACTGCTCCGGTGCGGCTTGTGTTTCCACAGTGTCGTGCTGTTGTGATTGTATCTCTTCCGGCATCTTTTTAATATGCTCCATTATTTGCCCGGTAAAACTATCCAGCCGGCTGCTGAAAGTCTCCAGCATTACCTTTGAGGCATTAGAGGCGCTCTCCAGCTTCTGTAACACAGGCAGCAGCCCTGCTACAAAGTCCAGCATTGCATTTTTTGACTTCTTAACGTCATCTTGTACCTCGGCAATAATTGCCGCCGGCTTCTGAAACCTCTCCTGCAGTATGCTGTCAAATTTTTCACTTATCTGGGCTGCCACCCTGCCGGTTATCTCATCAGATAACTTTGTAATTATAAGCCTTGTAATGTCATCAATGTAAAATTCAGATTCCATCTGTTACCGCCTCAAATTGTGTTTTCAGTATTTTTTCACTAAAATTTGCATCCATCGGTATTCCGTAAGACTTCCATCTCCGTACAGATTCTTCCGCTAAGATTTTTTCTTTTATTGCAGCGGCTGCTATATCGTTGAAGTAATTATAACGTATTTCATAGTTTTCGTAAAAGAACCATTTAACCGAATCAGGAAGAAACACCTTGTTTACTTCCTCTATGGCCTCATTAAACATAATATGTAACCTGTCTTTCTGAAAGTATGCCGCCTTTGGGTATGTCAGCAGTAATTTGTGCTTACTGTCGTAAATTTGTCTGTAAAACAGATGCCTCTCTACCATATCACTGATAGCTGAACCTACCCTGTGCAAATCCTCCACTATAACCTGTACAACATCTGCTCTATCAAATATCCGCTCCTTCTGCTCCTTTATAAGAGACCTGTTGTTATTTAAAAACACATAAAAGGAAAGTCCTTTTAATTTGTCAAAAGTGATATATCTGAATTTCATATCGGCAGTATTTATTCCAAAAGGCGGTACCATTTCCTCAAGCTGCTGCATTTCATCATTACTTAGCCTGTATAACCGGGCTATGAAGTCAATCATCAGCTTATGCTCATGTCCAACTAATAAGATTACGATGTCGCCCAGCTTTTGTGAAATTTGTGATACAGTCTTCAAATAATAGTTCAGAAACATTGCATCTTTAATGTTGTTATACACAACGGTAAAAAGGCTTGTGCCGGTAAGTTTTTTTGTACTTAGTTGTGGCATAGGTTTAAGATTTCTTTCAATTATCAACTGCGGTACAACATCACTGTCAATGTAGTTAAGAGTTTTAGAGGTGATATTTTTTATTTCCTCACTTATACTGATTAAATTATGTTTATTGTATTGGGCATATCCTCTGCTTTGCTCAAGCGAGAGGTTATCTTTTTCGAAACTGCCAATTTTTGTTTGCAGCGGTTCCATAAATGTATAAGTAACCAGATTATTCCACCAGTGCAGGTGGTTTAACAAAGGATCAAAAAAGGCCTTTAGTGAGTCCTTAAGATCCTCATAATATTTGGTTTTATCTATATATTCATATAATGTTCGGTCTTTGTCTTTCGAAAATACGGATCTGAGGAAATTAAATCTGCTGCCTGAAACTGCTCCGGCATCGTCATATGAAACACTTTTTTTACTGATTTCGGGTAAAGACATCTCGGTACGAAGCGTTTTCTGAATATCAGTCCGCCTGACCTCCAGTCCTAACGTATCAAAATACTCTCTGTACTTAACCCGTATCTCATCCATGGCAGTTAAAAAGGTGTCTTTAATTTTAAGCGTCCTTCTAAAGAGTTCTTTGGATTTTTCAATAAACTCCTCATCGTGAGCCGGATTATAATCATACCGCCGGCTGTAGGTTTTTTCCAACACAGCCCTGTAATTATTATAAACCTGTTTGTAGTCCAGCATTTTGCTCCATTTAGAAACAAAAAACTCTTCCTCACTGATAATTTCGTTACAATAATTTTTCATGGTCTCTATGTACTTACTACGCTCAGATGTATCCTCATTGTTGAGAGTATCTTTAATCAGATTGTTTAAAACTGAGATTTCACTGATTAATCGCCGGAGCTTGTTTAAAACGAATTCCCTCTTAACGGCATCCACTGTTTTTCTTATAGCATCAAGTAAATCATCAAAACCGGAATCTTTCCACAAACTATCGTCGTTTGTTGCAAAGTATTCCAGGGCTGAGGTTGTCTCGACTTGTACAATAGGTGAGTTTTTAAGTTTGGAGTAGGATTGAAGACCGATTTCCAAGTCTTGACGGGATTTCTCCGTCTGCTGCCAAATGTCATCCACCTTACCGTCACCATAATTTCTGTCAACCACATAGCCCTTGCCGGTTTGAACAAATATGATTTTCTGGTCCTTTTCCATAAGCCTGTCCAGCATTTTTCTATCTGGCTCTTTCATCTGGCTTCTTATGGGGGATAAGTAGAGAATTATATTTGCATTGGGTAAGAACTCACGAAGCGTAAGGTCCTCGTGCTCTTTTAATTTAAAGGCATCCAGCCCGGGTGTATCGATGATTTCCACCCCCTCGTCAAGCAAGACCGTTGACATGGATATCTTCAAATATTTAACATCGAATTTATTGTGGGGGTTTTTATCTTCGGAGCTGTACAATGCGGCCAGACTTAGAAATTCGTCTTTATTTTTATACTGAGAAAAGTGGCCGCTGTTGAAGTGAACCTCTAATGTTGTCTCAGAGGCCTTCTCACATACAACCATCACGTTTGTGGTAGCCTTACACTGTTCTCGTAAGATTCTCTCACCTGTTCCCAGAAGAACGTTGAGAATGGATGATTTTCCTGAGCTTGTAATTCCAACAAGAGCAATTTTAATGGGGTCAATTGTGAAATTATTTATTTTTTCTAATAAAGCATTTGTGCGTTCATTTAAATGAGAGGCGCCGGTTGCGGCTATACGGGCAAGGAGGGCATTGGCATCGGACAGAAACTGTCGGATACTTAATCCTGCTATCTGACTGACCGGTTCTGTCTTAGCTGTTTTTTGCACAAACGCATTGTAGCAAGTGAATTAAAATCCTGTCAATAAGTCGTAATAATATGCCGGATAAGCAGCGGATAATAGTGAAACAAGAGATGAGCGGCTGGCCGGGTAGATGCCTTGTACAACTATGTCAACAGCACAAAGCTATTATTTCACTCTGCCATGATGTAGCACTTAACGCCGTCAATCTTTTCAGAGACTTTAGTAAACAGAGATTTCTTGTATCCAGGGAGCATATCGTAAAGCGTCTTACTTATTACCACCCTTGATTTATCTCCTTCAACCAGTTCC from Nitrospirae bacterium YQR-1 harbors:
- a CDS encoding cyclic nucleotide-binding domain-containing protein, translated to MDYIQRSYSENEIIFSEGEIGNSAYILKSGIVEISVKSNNKKRIISTLTPVTILGEMALLLNCHTRTATATAIEHCELIEITKEVFDGFISQSPPFISLTLRVLVDKLNKATMLIKSQTELL
- a CDS encoding EcsC family protein → MTEIDQGLIMKMLDYCYEKAVVGLPGFETAEELAQGYMSRCGSVESNAKKLVAVQAVKAGVSGFVTGIGGIITLPVAIPVNVGSIVYLQIRLISAIAVMGNRDIRSDEVKSVVYLCLCGSASANIVKDLGLLISNKPIVNSIRGISGMTLTKINQAVGFRLLTRFGRSGFVNIIKAAPLVGGIVGGMIDAITTRAVGKVAINHFLSEPLLLEKAEITN
- a CDS encoding response regulator gives rise to the protein MRILIAEDDFTSRTLLQNFLSPFGDVDVTVNGAEAVEAFTLALDEGEPYDLICLDIMMPEMDGLEALEIIRKKEKSMGITPFDEVKIVMTTALDSAKSVLDAYYRGGCNDYLTKPIDTKKLRQLIEKLGLA
- a CDS encoding response regulator, coding for MQELLRYKNSSDGINKEKKVFLANMSHELRTPINGIIGMTELVLDTNLNYEQREYLKMVKNSSHHLLGLINDILDFSRIEANRMVVEDVDFDLISTINITVEPFTVQALHKGIILNTEVSPNVPAFLRGDVGRLRQVLANLLSNALKFTDRGKIELKLDVAPATLKGRKLPVVSDNERLLLFCVSDTGIGIAEEMSDLIFESFTQDEVYITRKYNGMGLGLAIAKKVLYMLGGDIWVESALGKGSSFYFTARFLLQKLPGSTALKVDETDVKSRRVLLVNSNSSILSGMSDMIKSEGYSVDTAPNGQSALSILNSSRTAYDAAVLDLQITDMDGFELVRKIKSDMGLSSLKVIMIVAAGLRGDAALCRMLGVSGYLVKPVYKSDLLKILNMAIACGDGPVAQLLTCHTVRELRGPVNILVAEDNIVNQTLAVKLLQRRGYMPLVVGNGREAIRTLAHTNFDLVLMDVQMPEMDGLQATRYIRSTKDTKIKADIPIIAMTAHALKGDMEICLAAGMDDYISKPLRADDLYRLIEKYIASSSKDINKIPQETHLMTDVPEVQLKPEQSFPKPESVPDKLHISIQQPSTRTSAGALDIKETMQRLDNDEEILRDMWIAFVDDVPKQIALLRDLLDTGDVDELQKQVHLIQGVSANIGATALKSESLRIEIALKKLNKDLNDSEKAIISSFIEILQFELDMALKEINTNLAKPIGTIR
- a CDS encoding dynamin family protein gives rise to the protein MQKTAKTEPVSQIAGLSIRQFLSDANALLARIAATGASHLNERTNALLEKINNFTIDPIKIALVGITSSGKSSILNVLLGTGERILREQCKATTNVMVVCEKASETTLEVHFNSGHFSQYKNKDEFLSLAALYSSEDKNPHNKFDVKYLKISMSTVLLDEGVEIIDTPGLDAFKLKEHEDLTLREFLPNANIILYLSPIRSQMKEPDRKMLDRLMEKDQKIIFVQTGKGYVVDRNYGDGKVDDIWQQTEKSRQDLEIGLQSYSKLKNSPIVQVETTSALEYFATNDDSLWKDSGFDDLLDAIRKTVDAVKREFVLNKLRRLISEISVLNNLIKDTLNNEDTSERSKYIETMKNYCNEIISEEEFFVSKWSKMLDYKQVYNNYRAVLEKTYSRRYDYNPAHDEEFIEKSKELFRRTLKIKDTFLTAMDEIRVKYREYFDTLGLEVRRTDIQKTLRTEMSLPEISKKSVSYDDAGAVSGSRFNFLRSVFSKDKDRTLYEYIDKTKYYEDLKDSLKAFFDPLLNHLHWWNNLVTYTFMEPLQTKIGSFEKDNLSLEQSRGYAQYNKHNLISISEEIKNITSKTLNYIDSDVVPQLIIERNLKPMPQLSTKKLTGTSLFTVVYNNIKDAMFLNYYLKTVSQISQKLGDIVILLVGHEHKLMIDFIARLYRLSNDEMQQLEEMVPPFGINTADMKFRYITFDKLKGLSFYVFLNNNRSLIKEQKERIFDRADVVQVIVEDLHRVGSAISDMVERHLFYRQIYDSKHKLLLTYPKAAYFQKDRLHIMFNEAIEEVNKVFLPDSVKWFFYENYEIRYNYFNDIAAAAIKEKILAEESVRRWKSYGIPMDANFSEKILKTQFEAVTDGI